One stretch of Urocitellus parryii isolate mUroPar1 chromosome 12, mUroPar1.hap1, whole genome shotgun sequence DNA includes these proteins:
- the Pkdcc gene encoding extracellular tyrosine-protein kinase PKDCC isoform X1 produces MRRRRAAVAAGFCASFLLGSVLNVLFAPGSEPPRPGQSPGPSPAPGPGRRGGRGELARQIRARYEEVQRYSRGGPGPGAGRPERRRLMDLAPGGLGLQRPRPPRARPLPDGAPGWPPAPGPGPRLGCAALRNVSGAQYVGSGYTKAVYRVRLPGGAAVALKAVDFSGHDLGSCVREFGARRGCYRLAAHKLLKEMVLLERLRHPNVLQLYGYCYQDSEDIPDTLTTITELGAPVEMIQLLQTSWEDRFRICLSLGRLLHHLAHSPLGSVTLLDFRPRQFVLVDGELKVTDLDDARVEETPCASSADCILEFPARNFTLPCSAQGWCDGMNEKRNLYNAYRFFFTYLLPHSAPPSLRPLLDIIVNATGELTWGVDETLAQLETVLNLYRSGQYLQNSTTSSSAEYQRIPGSTIPQEDYRCWPSYHHGSCLLSVFNLAEAVDVCESHAQCHAFVITNQTTWTGRKLVFFKTGWNQVVPDPNRTTYVRAPG; encoded by the exons ATGCGGCGCCGGCGGGCGGCCGTGGCCGCGGGTTTCTGCGCCTCCTTCCTGCTGGGCTCCGTTCTCAACGTGCTCTTCGCACCGGGCTCGGAGCCTCCGCGGCCAGGCCAGTCCCCGGGGCCCTCGCCGGCCCCGGGCCCGGGACGTCGCGGGGGCCGTGGAGAGCTGGCCCGGCAGATCCGGGCGCGCTACGAGGAGGTGCAGCGCTATTCCCGCGGGGGTCCTGGGCCCGGGGCTGGCCGGCCCGAACGGCGGCGCCTGATGGACCTGGCTCCGGGCGGGCTGGGCCTGCAGCGTCCCCGGCCCCCGCGGGCCCGGCCCCTGCCCGACGGCGCCCCGGGCTGGCCCCCGGCTCCCGGCCCCGGCCCGCGCCTGGGCTGCGCCGCGCTCCGCAACGTGTCTGGCGCGCAGTACGTGGGCTCAGGCTACACTAAGGCAGTGTACCGCGTCCGCCTGCCCGGCGGGGCCGCGGTGGCGCTCAAAGCGGTGGACTTCAGCGGCCACGATCTGGGCAGCTGTGTGCGCGAGTTCGGGGCGCGGAGGGGCTGCTATCGGCTGGCGGCCCACAAACTGCTCAAGGAGATGGTGCTGCTGGAGCGGCTGCGGCACCCCAACGTGCTGCAG CTGTATGGCTACTGCTACCAGGACAGCGAGGACATCCCGGACACCCTGACCACCATCACGGAGCTGGGCGCCCCTGTGGAAATGATCCAGCTGCTGCAGACTTCCTGGGAGGATCGATTCCGA ATCTGCCTCAGCCTTGGCCGCCTCCTCCACCACCTGGCCCACTCTCCACTGGGCTCAGTCACCCTGCTGGACTTCCGCCCTCGGCAATTCGTGTTGGTGGATGGGGAGCTGAAGGTGACAGACCTGGATGATGCACGTGTGGAGGAGACACCATGTGCAAGCAGTGCTGACTGCATATTGGAGTTTCCAGCCAGGAACTTCACCCTGCCCTGCTCGGCCCAGGGCTGGTGTGATGGCATGAATGAGAAGCGGAACCTCTACAATGCCTACAG GTTTTTCTTCACATACCTCCTGCCCCACAGTGCCCCGCCCTCACTACGGCCTCTGCTGGACATCATTGTCAATGCCACAG GAGAGCTCACCTGGGGAGTGGATGAGACCCTGGCCCAGCTAGAGACAGTGCTGAACCTCTACCGGAGTGGCCAGTATCTGCAGAACTCTACCACAAGCAGTAGCGCTG AATACCAGCGCATCCCAGGCAGCACCATCCCCCAGGAGGACTACCGGTGCTGGCCATCCTACCACCACGGCAGCTGCCTCCTGTCTGTGTTCAACCTAGCAGAGGCTGTGGATGTCTGTGAGAGCCATGCCCAGTGCCATGCCTTTGTGATCACTAACCAGACCACCTGGACAG
- the Pkdcc gene encoding extracellular tyrosine-protein kinase PKDCC isoform X2: MRRRRAAVAAGFCASFLLGSVLNVLFAPGSEPPRPGQSPGPSPAPGPGRRGGRGELARQIRARYEEVQRYSRGGPGPGAGRPERRRLMDLAPGGLGLQRPRPPRARPLPDGAPGWPPAPGPGPRLGCAALRNVSGAQYVGSGYTKAVYRVRLPGGAAVALKAVDFSGHDLGSCVREFGARRGCYRLAAHKLLKEMVLLERLRHPNVLQLYGYCYQDSEDIPDTLTTITELGAPVEMIQLLQTSWEDRFRICLSLGRLLHHLAHSPLGSVTLLDFRPRQFVLVDGELKVTDLDDARVEETPCASSADCILEFPARNFTLPCSAQGWCDGMNEKRNLYNAYRFFFTYLLPHSAPPSLRPLLDIIVNATEYQRIPGSTIPQEDYRCWPSYHHGSCLLSVFNLAEAVDVCESHAQCHAFVITNQTTWTGRKLVFFKTGWNQVVPDPNRTTYVRAPG, encoded by the exons ATGCGGCGCCGGCGGGCGGCCGTGGCCGCGGGTTTCTGCGCCTCCTTCCTGCTGGGCTCCGTTCTCAACGTGCTCTTCGCACCGGGCTCGGAGCCTCCGCGGCCAGGCCAGTCCCCGGGGCCCTCGCCGGCCCCGGGCCCGGGACGTCGCGGGGGCCGTGGAGAGCTGGCCCGGCAGATCCGGGCGCGCTACGAGGAGGTGCAGCGCTATTCCCGCGGGGGTCCTGGGCCCGGGGCTGGCCGGCCCGAACGGCGGCGCCTGATGGACCTGGCTCCGGGCGGGCTGGGCCTGCAGCGTCCCCGGCCCCCGCGGGCCCGGCCCCTGCCCGACGGCGCCCCGGGCTGGCCCCCGGCTCCCGGCCCCGGCCCGCGCCTGGGCTGCGCCGCGCTCCGCAACGTGTCTGGCGCGCAGTACGTGGGCTCAGGCTACACTAAGGCAGTGTACCGCGTCCGCCTGCCCGGCGGGGCCGCGGTGGCGCTCAAAGCGGTGGACTTCAGCGGCCACGATCTGGGCAGCTGTGTGCGCGAGTTCGGGGCGCGGAGGGGCTGCTATCGGCTGGCGGCCCACAAACTGCTCAAGGAGATGGTGCTGCTGGAGCGGCTGCGGCACCCCAACGTGCTGCAG CTGTATGGCTACTGCTACCAGGACAGCGAGGACATCCCGGACACCCTGACCACCATCACGGAGCTGGGCGCCCCTGTGGAAATGATCCAGCTGCTGCAGACTTCCTGGGAGGATCGATTCCGA ATCTGCCTCAGCCTTGGCCGCCTCCTCCACCACCTGGCCCACTCTCCACTGGGCTCAGTCACCCTGCTGGACTTCCGCCCTCGGCAATTCGTGTTGGTGGATGGGGAGCTGAAGGTGACAGACCTGGATGATGCACGTGTGGAGGAGACACCATGTGCAAGCAGTGCTGACTGCATATTGGAGTTTCCAGCCAGGAACTTCACCCTGCCCTGCTCGGCCCAGGGCTGGTGTGATGGCATGAATGAGAAGCGGAACCTCTACAATGCCTACAG GTTTTTCTTCACATACCTCCTGCCCCACAGTGCCCCGCCCTCACTACGGCCTCTGCTGGACATCATTGTCAATGCCACAG AATACCAGCGCATCCCAGGCAGCACCATCCCCCAGGAGGACTACCGGTGCTGGCCATCCTACCACCACGGCAGCTGCCTCCTGTCTGTGTTCAACCTAGCAGAGGCTGTGGATGTCTGTGAGAGCCATGCCCAGTGCCATGCCTTTGTGATCACTAACCAGACCACCTGGACAG